One window from the genome of Candidatus Campbellbacteria bacterium encodes:
- a CDS encoding glycosyl hydrolase family 18 protein — MKKIHSLSWLVVLFCLLLISMTVAPSSVHANTDLKISGWIPYWAVSSGTKDARKNIDAFSAIFPFNYSVKSDGSLLDLGKIKQSAWKKLFTVAKKKDVLVIPTVMWSNTGAIYTVLNNPNLRAKHIGEIVTMVKKQKFDGVDIDYEGKSAETYTSFALFLKELKKKLGKRKVLSCTIEARTPPDSLYKTIPTDLRYANDYNAIAKYCDRVNIMTYDQQRADLKLNDAHVGEAYIPMSDPAWVRKVIELTLQTIPKEKISLGVPTYGHEYEVIVRSGAYQEYGKTGAFNPSYGIKTAKQYGITPERSDAGELSFTFSLLPTAPQFLYNAPIPTNTSSANRVAAQSFAYTKATGLASVFYYATWSDAEAIRQKIELAREYGLAGIALFKIDGNEDSAMWKLFD, encoded by the coding sequence ATGAAAAAAATCCACTCTCTTTCTTGGTTGGTGGTTCTGTTCTGTCTTCTATTGATTAGTATGACTGTGGCTCCCTCTTCCGTCCACGCAAACACTGATTTAAAAATATCAGGATGGATTCCCTACTGGGCAGTATCCAGTGGCACAAAAGATGCACGAAAAAATATTGATGCATTCTCGGCTATTTTTCCTTTTAACTATTCCGTAAAAAGTGACGGTTCCCTGCTTGATTTAGGAAAAATCAAACAAAGTGCATGGAAGAAGTTGTTCACTGTAGCAAAAAAGAAAGATGTGCTTGTCATTCCAACAGTTATGTGGAGCAACACGGGTGCCATATACACAGTATTGAACAACCCAAACCTTAGAGCAAAACATATTGGAGAGATTGTAACGATGGTGAAAAAGCAAAAGTTTGATGGTGTGGACATTGATTATGAAGGAAAGAGTGCCGAAACATATACTTCTTTTGCACTTTTTCTCAAAGAGCTCAAAAAGAAACTTGGAAAAAGAAAAGTTCTCTCGTGCACCATTGAAGCACGAACTCCACCAGATTCTCTCTACAAAACAATTCCCACCGACTTGCGCTATGCGAATGATTACAATGCAATTGCAAAATACTGTGATCGTGTGAACATCATGACCTATGACCAGCAACGCGCAGATCTCAAACTCAACGACGCACACGTTGGGGAAGCATATATCCCCATGTCAGACCCCGCGTGGGTCCGCAAGGTCATTGAGTTGACACTACAGACCATTCCTAAAGAAAAAATCTCACTTGGCGTTCCCACATATGGACATGAGTATGAGGTTATCGTACGCTCTGGAGCATATCAGGAGTATGGGAAGACTGGTGCGTTCAATCCTTCGTATGGAATCAAGACCGCGAAACAATACGGTATCACACCCGAGCGTAGTGACGCTGGCGAGTTGAGTTTTACGTTCTCTCTCCTCCCAACGGCGCCACAATTCCTATATAACGCACCCATCCCAACAAACACATCCAGCGCAAATCGAGTTGCAGCACAATCATTTGCATACACAAAGGCGACCGGGCTCGCGTCAGTGTTCTATTATGCAACGTGGAGTGATGCGGAAGCTATCAGACAAAAGATTGAGCTTGCGCGGGAATATGGACTTGCGGGTATTGCACTTTTTAAAATTGACGGTAACGAAGATTCCGCCATGTGGAAACTCTTTGATTAA
- a CDS encoding cupredoxin domain-containing protein, with product MKSLIIWIVIIILVVLGVMWVRKPAVLVPPTDPGTTTTTVTPTTLPPTAEFLVPTASVAIENFAFSPKTVTVKKGTSVTWTNKDSAPHTVSVVGGAGPSSVSLATGATFSFTFDTVGVFQYTCSLHPSMQGTVVVTE from the coding sequence ATGAAATCACTCATTATTTGGATTGTTATTATTATTCTTGTTGTTCTCGGTGTTATGTGGGTACGAAAACCAGCCGTTCTCGTTCCTCCCACGGACCCAGGAACAACCACAACAACAGTGACACCAACAACACTGCCACCAACAGCAGAATTTTTAGTGCCTACGGCGTCTGTAGCAATAGAAAATTTTGCCTTTTCTCCGAAGACGGTTACGGTGAAGAAAGGAACATCGGTTACATGGACGAACAAGGATAGTGCACCACACACGGTAAGTGTGGTTGGAGGTGCTGGCCCATCAAGCGTCTCATTGGCCACGGGCGCTACATTCTCTTTTACCTTTGATACTGTTGGAGTATTCCAATACACCTGCTCACTGCATCCTTCAATGCAGGGAACGGTGGTGGTAACAGAATAA
- a CDS encoding prepilin-type N-terminal cleavage/methylation domain-containing protein codes for MEQIKKTLFNRGFTIIELLVVIAIIGILSAVVLVSISIAREKARDAQRVANINQIAIAIALYETDNGVPPGESGVEYVNGKPEWIPGLAPKYIPSVPSDPIDAGEHKFHYSRNGNDYEVISFLEQNGNDASCGDGGSSCQYYEKSTGAFLALVNPGASGWRFASSTEVVFMTCPNLGEQVTICHRPSENSDSGQTLTVSCNAIGPEGHSNHENDILGACSTEVITPPPPIATTTPPTPPQTTLIAPAGFSMSSTLPGTNLYSGYLSFSWTTRNDVAGYRIYLTNTATNVTTTLNFSPANASGVGNFGYAQGVQYSAYIVSVDSAGNISTPSATLYATTLKLTSPTNFTASATSPTSVSLAWTASEGIIYKYMITRYTGSVGTAQTVVEVLAPATSYVDTTVELGTAYIYWIKAMSVENYAGFNLGTSVTTPTS; via the coding sequence ATGGAACAAATAAAAAAGACGTTGTTTAATCGTGGTTTTACCATTATTGAACTTTTGGTTGTTATTGCGATTATTGGAATTTTGAGCGCCGTTGTTCTGGTGAGTATAAGCATTGCTCGTGAAAAAGCGCGTGATGCCCAGCGAGTAGCAAATATAAATCAGATTGCGATCGCCATCGCCCTTTACGAAACTGACAATGGAGTACCGCCCGGCGAAAGTGGTGTTGAATATGTGAATGGCAAACCAGAATGGATTCCGGGTCTTGCACCAAAATATATACCCTCGGTTCCGTCAGATCCCATTGATGCCGGAGAACATAAATTTCACTACTCTCGTAATGGTAATGACTATGAAGTTATTTCTTTTCTCGAACAAAACGGCAATGATGCGTCTTGTGGTGACGGTGGTTCTTCGTGTCAATACTATGAAAAATCGACTGGTGCATTTTTGGCTCTCGTAAATCCCGGCGCAAGTGGATGGCGCTTCGCATCTTCTACTGAAGTTGTCTTTATGACATGCCCTAATCTTGGGGAGCAGGTAACTATTTGTCACAGACCCTCAGAAAATTCAGACAGTGGGCAGACACTCACAGTATCATGTAATGCGATAGGACCAGAAGGACACAGTAATCATGAGAATGATATTCTTGGGGCGTGTTCCACAGAAGTTATTACCCCTCCACCACCAATTGCCACCACCACACCACCAACCCCTCCTCAGACAACACTGATTGCTCCTGCTGGATTTTCGATGTCTTCGACGCTTCCCGGCACCAATTTATATTCAGGCTACTTGTCGTTTTCTTGGACAACGCGAAATGACGTCGCAGGATATAGGATATATTTGACGAACACTGCTACAAATGTAACGACTACTCTTAATTTCTCCCCAGCAAATGCAAGCGGTGTAGGCAATTTTGGGTATGCTCAGGGAGTCCAATATTCTGCCTATATCGTTTCAGTCGACTCCGCCGGAAATATTTCGACTCCGTCTGCTACACTTTATGCAACAACTTTGAAATTAACTAGCCCAACAAACTTCACTGCTTCTGCTACAAGCCCTACCTCTGTCTCATTGGCATGGACTGCTTCAGAAGGAATTATCTATAAATATATGATTACAAGATATACCGGCAGTGTGGGTACTGCCCAGACAGTCGTAGAAGTTCTTGCTCCAGCGACCTCATATGTTGATACTACCGTTGAACTAGGCACGGCGTATATTTATTGGATTAAAGCTATGAGTGTAGAAAATTACGCTGGTTTCAACCTTGGTACCTCGGTAACAACACCAACATCTTAG